The DNA window AGAAAAAGAGAGCCATCAGGTATTCATAGAGCCTGACGGTATTGAGACTGACGAGTGTTACTTAAATGGGTTATCAACTTCACTCCCTGAAGATGTTCAACTCGAAATCCTGCATACGGTGCCGGGACTTGAGAATGTAGAAATTATAAGATACGGTTATGGGATTGAATACGATTTCGTATTCCCTGAACAAGTATATCCAACGCTTGAGACTAAATTAGTTAAAAACTTATACTTTGCAGGTCAGGTGCTTGGGACATCAGGGTATGAGGAGGCAGCAGCCCAGGGCATAATTGCAGGCATAAATGCAGGCTTGAGGGTTAAGAAGGAAACACCATTTATTCTATACCGGCACGAAGCCTACATTGGTGTACTTATTGATGACCTCGTCACAAAAGAAATATGTGAACCTTATCGGATGTTTACCTCACGTGTTGAACATAGGTTAATACTGCGTCAAGATAATGCAGACGAGCGTCTCATGCCATATGGAGTAAAATTTGGGCTTGTAGATAATGAAGTATATGAAAAAATTAAAGAAAGAACGAAGAAAGTAGAATTAAAATTAAATGAGTTAAAAAAGATGAAGGTAGCACCAGATGAAATAAATCCATTATTAGAAGCACATAACTCAACTCCGGTTTCGTCTTCCACCACTATTTTTCAGCTCTTGAAACGACCAGAGCTAACCTACCAAGTAATTGAGCCTATAGCAGGAAGACTGACATCAGAAATTCAAACTAAAGTCGAGCTACACGCAAAATATGATGGCTATATAGAGAGAGAATATGAGTTAATTGATAGGGTTAAAAAGCTTGAACACTGTAAGATTCCGGCTACATTTGATTATTCAAAAGTTAACAGCCTCTCTCGTGAAGCTAAAGAGAAGCTATCAAAAATACGACCGCTAACATTGGGACAGGCAAGTCGTATTTCTGGAGTCCGCTCAGCTGACATAATCTGCCTACTTGTGGCGTTGAAGTCAAAAAATAAGAAGACAATCCGGGTTTTCCCTTGACAAAATGAGAGAAGTATAATAAAATTTAAAAAGTAGGCAATCATTTGAAGAAAGATAATTCTCAGAAAAAGAGAACATGTAAAAATAGAGGAAGGTAGGAGGTATGAACTATAAACATTGAAGGAAAAAATGAAAAAATTAATTTTTATAATGGGGTTTTTTATTGAGCTCATCGTTTAATAATTTATATGCAGGACAATGGGTTCAAATATTTATTGTATGCAAAATTTGAACAGTTCCATCAACTGAGTGTCCACATATACAAGCAGGAATTGATTCAGCAGGAGTAGGCGACACCATTTCAATCCTTCCCGGAGTATATGATACAACAAACAGTGTGTTTCCCATTGTTTTTAAAAATGGTATTAGAATTATAAGTAGAGACGGAGTTGAGTTCACTATTATAGATGCTGGATATAGTGAAGTTGCATTAAGATTTCCATATTTGGATGATACGTTAACTACACTAAAAGGTTTTACAATAAAGCATTCTAATAGATCTGGAATAATTTGTTTGGGATCTTCTCCCTTTATTTTAGAGAATACAATTATGGAAAATACTTACAATGGAATTTACTGTGAGGGAGGAAGTCTTCTTATAAAAAATAATAAATTTAAAAGGAACAATTATCCAGATATTTGGTTAGGTTATGAGGCATATGCAATAATAGATAGTAATGAGTTTGACTCCTCTATTAGTAACTCTGTTATATTTAGATAGACCTCCATCTGGTGGTGTGGTTTATAACAATTCTTTTAAAAATACTTCTACATTGTATCCTTCTATATATTGTGATAGCACTACTACACCGTGAATAACTAATAACTTATTTGAAAACACTCGTCGTGGTATATGGATGCAAAACTCTAACGCCTCAATTAGTGGAAATATTCTTAAAAATATTCAACAATCTGGGATTATCACTAATAACTCAACTGCATATGTAATAAGAAACCTTTTAATTAATTGTGGTACTGCTGGCAGTGATTATCGGGCAATAGATTGTGACAGCTCCTTTTCGCGTTCTTTTATAATTAACAACACTATTGTAAATTGCACAAATGGTATAGTCTGCTATAATTCTGCTGCACCTACAATTCGTAACAATATAATTGTAAATAATACACACAATGGAATCTATTGTTTTTCTGGGGGTAATCCAACTTTATTGTTTAATTGTGTTTGGAATAATGGAACAAACTATAATGGGTGTATTCCTGGCTCAAACGATATTTCAGCTGATCCACTCTTTACCACAGGGCCTGGGGGTGAATGTTATTTAAGTCATGTAGCAGCAGGACAATCAATAAATAGTCCTTGCATTGATGCAGGAGATACTACTGCTGAGGCTTTGAATTTAGATATCTACACCACTCGTAGTGATACAATACATGACGAAGGAATTGTAGATTTAGGGTATCATTATGATATAAAAGCTGTATTTGGCATAAGTGAGAGAAATTCAATCGTCCCCGCCAATCTCTTATTGCAAGTTTACCCAAATCCATCTTTTGGTTACATTTTTCTGAAAATGAGCGGCGAGTACCACCAGTTTGGTGATGAGACTAAGATTATCATATATAATTGTGGAGGTATAGTTGTGAAAGAAATAAATATAGGGAAATACTTTTCTGGGTTAAAGAAAATAGAACTGGGTAATTTGCCTTCCGGAATATACTTCTATACAATAAAACAAAATGGGGAACATTTCAGCCATGCTAAAATTGTTCTTATAAGATAAAGAGAACGACGATATAAATAAAATTATGGAATATTTCTACATTCAATCTTTCTTATCTTTCTTATATAATATTTTAGACGCTCTCTTTAAAGATATAATGGTAACTACCATATTATTGAGGGTCAGTAGGATGTATAATGTATAAAAAGTTATTTTTTGGAATAATTGTTTTACCAACAATTACTTTAGGGCGAATCACAGTTGTTGATACTATTAAGTTTAGTCCGGGAGACAATGGCGAAAGCCCTGTAACTATAGCAGTTAATCCGACTACGAATAAAATTTATATCCCAATTTTTGAGAGCAACTTTGTTTTTGTAATAGATGGTACAACAAATACTGTAATTGATAGTGTATCAGTTGGTTCTGGTGGGTATATGGGAGTTAATCAAGATAATAATAGAATATGTGTAACTTGTTATGATGAAGGTGGTTCTATTTGGGTGCTTTATGACCCGTCAAGAATAGAATATAGGGATAAAAAATCATTTACTCTAAAATTAGAAGTTGACCCTAATCCATTTAATAATTATATCACTATAAATTATGCAACACCAAATATAAAAAATAAGATATTAAAGATATACGATTTATCCGGTAGAGTTGTTCGTACATTTAATAATCTAAACCAACTCGGCAAAATAGTTTGGGATGGAAGAGATGAAAATAATGTAATAGTTAGTAATGGCATATATTTTTGCGGATTAGAAATAGGAAATAAAATAATAACAGAAAAAATATGCTTAGTTAAATTGATATCCTATTAGTAGGTACCAAGTACAAAAATAAAAATTCTCCTATTAAATAATTAATTAGCAACTTACTCTCTCTATTTCAATGTACTAATTACTTCTCTTAAATTTTTACCAAATTTTTCAATATCTTCCATTGTCATACCACCGAAGCTGAATCTTAACCATCCCGGCTTACCGCATGCACTACCGGGGATACCGCTAAATTTTTTCATCTCTATCGCCTTTTCAATAAATTCTACATCACTTAATTTTATTTCTTTTGGCAACTTTGCCAACATAAATATACTACCATCAGGCAACCTATCCCCCATAAGTCCAAACCCAGCTGATTTAAGACACTCACCAAGTGCATCTCTACGACGTCTCAATTCTTTAATTACAGGAACTAAAAAACTTGGCTGCTTCCCATTTTTCAGCTCGACCACTTCTTTTCTAATAATTGGGATTATAACATCCTGTCCTGCTACACTTGTGCAAGAAGAGTCACAGCGTAAAAGTTTTTTTAGAAACACATTTGTTAGCTCTTTGCATCTTGAGATGACGAAGCCAATTCTATGCCCTGGGATAAGATATTCTTTTGATGCAGCACTCACCACTACAGTACGTTCAGGTGCAAAAGATAGCATTGTTTGAGGCTTGTCTCTGAACCGTATTCTATTATATACTTCATCTGAAATTATAATGAGATTATGTCTTCTTGCAAGTGCCGCAAAGTTGCCCATCTCTTCTTCAGTCAAAGCTATTCCAGAAGGATTATTAGGTGAGTTAATAAGTATAATCTTAGCCTGTTCCTTCTCAATGAATTTACTTAATTCTTCTAATCTTATTCTACTGTCCTCGTTTATAAGCTCAAATTTTATA is part of the bacterium genome and encodes:
- a CDS encoding right-handed parallel beta-helix repeat-containing protein gives rise to the protein MFPIVFKNGIRIISRDGVEFTIIDAGYSEVALRFPYLDDTLTTLKGFTIKHSNRSGIICLGSSPFILENTIMENTYNGIYCEGGSLLIKNNKFKRNNYPDIWLGYEAYAIIDSNEFDSSISNSVIFR
- a CDS encoding pyridoxal phosphate-dependent aminotransferase — translated: MEERDLILDCALQNMPESFKKIVSKDDFIVTMSTRAQEIKSKTKDFVRSDIGQCVGVIPELEVYYGPDIGKIELRSLVAEFWTHFYKLDKLNYENVAITSGATQAFSLLFAILGYKQKVILSTPNWPTFPDTIAKAGAECIKFELINEDSRIRLEELSKFIEKEQAKIILINSPNNPSGIALTEEEMGNFAALARRHNLIIISDEVYNRIRFRDKPQTMLSFAPERTVVVSAASKEYLIPGHRIGFVISRCKELTNVFLKKLLRCDSSCTSVAGQDVIIPIIRKEVVELKNGKQPSFLVPVIKELRRRRDALGECLKSAGFGLMGDRLPDGSIFMLAKLPKEIKLSDVEFIEKAIEMKKFSGIPGSACGKPGWLRFSFGGMTMEDIEKFGKNLREVISTLK
- a CDS encoding T9SS type A sorting domain-containing protein, producing MYKKLFFGIIVLPTITLGRITVVDTIKFSPGDNGESPVTIAVNPTTNKIYIPIFESNFVFVIDGTTNTVIDSVSVGSGGYMGVNQDNNRICVTCYDEGGSIWVLYDPSRIEYRDKKSFTLKLEVDPNPFNNYITINYATPNIKNKILKIYDLSGRVVRTFNNLNQLGKIVWDGRDENNVIVSNGIYFCGLEIGNKIITEKICLVKLISY
- a CDS encoding right-handed parallel beta-helix repeat-containing protein produces the protein MTNNLFENTRRGIWMQNSNASISGNILKNIQQSGIITNNSTAYVIRNLLINCGTAGSDYRAIDCDSSFSRSFIINNTIVNCTNGIVCYNSAAPTIRNNIIVNNTHNGIYCFSGGNPTLLFNCVWNNGTNYNGCIPGSNDISADPLFTTGPGGECYLSHVAAGQSINSPCIDAGDTTAEALNLDIYTTRSDTIHDEGIVDLGYHYDIKAVFGISERNSIVPANLLLQVYPNPSFGYIFLKMSGEYHQFGDETKIIIYNCGGIVVKEINIGKYFSGLKKIELGNLPSGIYFYTIKQNGEHFSHAKIVLIR
- the mnmG gene encoding tRNA uridine-5-carboxymethylaminomethyl(34) synthesis enzyme MnmG, translating into MSNFDCIVIGGGHAGCEAALASARMGLNTLLLTLNLDTIGQLSCNPSMGGIGKSQLIFEVDALGGEIGYATDETGIGFRMLNTKKGPAVWSLRTQVDRKRYRQRMQRVVNTQKNLCIKQEEAAGIIVKNDKAIGVYTKRGAEYFSTAVVVTTGTFLNGLIHIGLHHYPSGRVGEPPSEELSESLKKLSFKLGRLKTGTSPRVNGGTINFSKLVPQYPDSNPYHFSYRTNEFNPPSIPCYITHTNRKTQEVILKNLDRSPLYQGVIKGIGPRYCPSIEDKYVRFKEKESHQVFIEPDGIETDECYLNGLSTSLPEDVQLEILHTVPGLENVEIIRYGYGIEYDFVFPEQVYPTLETKLVKNLYFAGQVLGTSGYEEAAAQGIIAGINAGLRVKKETPFILYRHEAYIGVLIDDLVTKEICEPYRMFTSRVEHRLILRQDNADERLMPYGVKFGLVDNEVYEKIKERTKKVELKLNELKKMKVAPDEINPLLEAHNSTPVSSSTTIFQLLKRPELTYQVIEPIAGRLTSEIQTKVELHAKYDGYIEREYELIDRVKKLEHCKIPATFDYSKVNSLSREAKEKLSKIRPLTLGQASRISGVRSADIICLLVALKSKNKKTIRVFP